In a single window of the Ancylobacter polymorphus genome:
- a CDS encoding response regulator transcription factor, producing MANALRVLVVDDDKDLREALVEQLSLYDEFEVVSVDSATAAISEVESTRVDLVLMDVGLPDKDGREAVRVMRQNGFKAPVIMLTGHDTDSDTIMGLEAGANDYVAKPFRFAVLLARIRAQMRSHEASEDAVFTIGPYTFRPGAKMLVTERNSKIRLTEKETAILRYLYRAGKKPVAREILLQEVWGYNSGVTTHTLETHIYRLRQKIEKDPSHPSLLATEAGGYKLLP from the coding sequence ATGGCGAACGCTCTGCGAGTTTTGGTGGTCGACGACGACAAGGATCTGCGCGAGGCGCTGGTCGAACAACTCTCGCTCTATGACGAATTCGAGGTGGTCTCCGTCGACAGCGCCACGGCCGCGATCAGCGAAGTCGAATCGACACGCGTCGATCTGGTGCTGATGGACGTCGGCCTGCCGGACAAGGACGGGCGCGAGGCGGTGCGCGTGATGCGCCAGAACGGCTTCAAGGCGCCCGTCATCATGCTGACCGGCCACGACACCGACAGCGACACCATCATGGGGCTGGAAGCCGGCGCCAATGACTACGTCGCCAAGCCGTTCCGATTCGCCGTGCTGCTCGCCCGCATCCGCGCGCAGATGCGCTCGCATGAGGCGAGCGAGGACGCGGTGTTCACCATCGGGCCCTACACATTCCGCCCCGGCGCCAAGATGCTGGTGACCGAGCGCAATTCCAAGATCCGTCTTACCGAGAAGGAGACGGCCATTCTGCGCTATCTCTACCGGGCTGGAAAAAAGCCGGTGGCGCGCGAAATACTTCTGCAGGAAGTGTGGGGCTATAATTCAGGCGTGACGACCCATACGCTTGAGACGCATATATATCGCCTGCGCCAGAAGATCGAGAAAGACCCCTCCCACCCCAGCCTGCTTGCCACCGAGGCTGGCGGCTACAAATTGCTGCCCTGA
- a CDS encoding L,D-transpeptidase family protein, translated as MKKKTLRTESHRKSHSLSRLRVAARPGGPLQGRQRGWLIVEGRPLPVALGRSGIRADKREGDGATPKGVWHAREVRYRADHGPRPVTRLPVFRIKPDDGWCDAPRHGRYNRPVKRPFPASHEEMWRADGLYDLVVVLDHNSRPRRAHRGSAVFLHIARGAFEPTAGCVAFRPIDLRRLLARLGPRTAIEIV; from the coding sequence GTGAAGAAGAAGACCCTTCGCACAGAATCACACCGAAAATCCCACAGCCTTTCCCGCCTGCGCGTCGCCGCGCGGCCTGGCGGTCCGCTCCAGGGGCGTCAGAGGGGCTGGCTCATTGTCGAGGGCCGGCCCCTTCCTGTCGCGCTCGGCCGGTCGGGAATCCGCGCCGACAAGCGTGAGGGTGACGGCGCGACGCCAAAGGGCGTCTGGCACGCGCGTGAAGTGCGCTACCGCGCCGATCATGGTCCCCGCCCGGTGACCCGCCTGCCGGTGTTTCGCATCAAGCCCGACGATGGCTGGTGCGACGCGCCGCGCCATGGCCGCTACAACCGGCCGGTCAAACGGCCGTTTCCCGCCTCGCATGAGGAGATGTGGCGGGCGGACGGGCTGTATGATCTCGTCGTCGTGCTCGACCATAACAGCCGCCCCCGCCGCGCCCATCGCGGCTCGGCGGTGTTTCTCCACATCGCGCGCGGGGCCTTCGAGCCCACGGCGGGATGCGTCGCCTTCCGCCCGATCGATCTGCGCCGCCTGCTCGCCCGGCTCGGGCCGCGTACGGCGATCGAGATCGTCTGA
- the cysN gene encoding sulfate adenylyltransferase subunit CysN, giving the protein MNEAITSLGAADYLARHEDKGLLRFLTCGSVDDGKSTLIGRLLYDTKLLFEDQLATLASDSRKHGTAGEDLDFALLVDGLAAEREQGITIDVAYRFFATEKRKFIVADTPGHEQYTRNMATGASNSDVAVILVDARKGILTQTRRHSFIVALLGLKDVVLAVNKIDLMDYSQAVFDQIVAEYRAFAAQFGFRTLVPIPISARHGDNVIARSANTPWYDGPSLLDHLDTLEVEDGAHTRPFRLPVQWVNRPNLNFRGFSGTIASGTVRVGEAVVVAGSGATSRVAAIVTADGELPEAGAGQAVTLTLEDEIDASRGDVIAAANARPEVSDQFAAHLIWMHEEALLPGRPYLMKIGTRTVVMSVTEIKHRIDVNSFQKLAAKTLALNDVAVVNIATHEPIALDPFAEIPQTGAFIVIDRMTNQTVGAGMVDFGLRRATNVHWQALDVSKASRSQLKLQKPAVLWFTGLSGAGKSTIANLVEKRLNALGKHTYLLDGDNVRHGLNKDLGFTDADRVENIRRVAEVARLMVDAGLIVLVSFISPFRAERQMARELLEAGEFVEIFIDTPLDVAEARDVKGLYKRARAGQIRNFTGIDSPYEPPLAAELTIESGALAAEAAAERIFAYLLERGYLS; this is encoded by the coding sequence ATGAACGAGGCGATCACCTCCCTCGGCGCCGCCGACTATCTCGCCCGCCATGAAGACAAGGGCCTGCTGCGCTTTCTCACCTGCGGCAGCGTGGATGACGGCAAGTCCACCCTGATCGGCCGGCTGCTCTACGACACCAAGCTGCTGTTCGAGGACCAGCTGGCGACGCTCGCCTCGGATTCGCGCAAGCACGGCACCGCCGGCGAGGATCTCGATTTCGCGCTGCTGGTCGACGGACTGGCGGCCGAGCGCGAACAGGGCATCACCATCGATGTCGCCTATCGCTTCTTCGCCACCGAGAAGCGCAAATTCATCGTCGCCGACACGCCGGGCCATGAGCAGTACACCCGCAACATGGCGACCGGCGCCTCCAATTCCGACGTGGCGGTGATCCTCGTCGATGCGCGCAAGGGCATCCTCACCCAGACGCGGCGGCATTCCTTCATCGTCGCGCTGCTGGGGCTGAAGGATGTGGTTCTGGCGGTCAACAAGATCGACCTGATGGACTATTCGCAGGCGGTCTTCGACCAGATCGTCGCGGAATACCGCGCCTTCGCCGCGCAGTTCGGCTTCCGCACGCTGGTGCCGATCCCGATCTCCGCCCGCCATGGCGACAATGTCATCGCCCGCAGCGCCAACACGCCCTGGTATGACGGCCCCTCGCTGCTCGACCATCTCGACACGCTGGAGGTGGAGGACGGCGCCCATACGCGCCCGTTCCGCCTGCCGGTGCAGTGGGTCAATCGGCCGAACCTGAACTTCCGCGGCTTCTCCGGGACCATCGCCTCCGGCACGGTGCGGGTGGGCGAGGCGGTGGTGGTCGCCGGCTCCGGCGCGACCTCGCGCGTCGCCGCCATCGTCACCGCCGACGGGGAACTGCCCGAAGCCGGCGCCGGCCAGGCGGTGACGCTGACGCTGGAAGACGAGATCGACGCCTCGCGCGGCGACGTGATCGCGGCGGCGAATGCCCGTCCGGAAGTCTCCGACCAGTTCGCCGCCCATCTGATCTGGATGCATGAGGAGGCGCTGCTGCCCGGCCGTCCCTACCTCATGAAGATCGGCACCCGTACCGTCGTCATGTCGGTGACCGAGATCAAGCACCGCATCGACGTGAACAGCTTCCAGAAGCTGGCGGCCAAGACGCTGGCACTGAACGATGTCGCGGTGGTCAACATCGCCACCCATGAGCCGATCGCGCTCGACCCCTTCGCCGAGATTCCGCAGACCGGCGCCTTCATCGTCATCGACCGCATGACCAATCAGACGGTCGGCGCGGGCATGGTCGATTTCGGCCTGCGGCGGGCGACCAATGTGCACTGGCAGGCGCTCGACGTGTCCAAGGCCAGCCGTTCGCAGCTGAAGCTGCAGAAGCCGGCGGTGCTGTGGTTCACCGGCCTTTCCGGCGCCGGCAAGTCCACCATCGCCAATCTGGTCGAGAAGCGCCTCAACGCGCTCGGCAAGCACACCTATCTGCTCGACGGCGACAATGTCCGCCACGGGCTGAACAAGGACCTCGGCTTCACCGATGCCGACCGGGTGGAAAACATCCGCCGGGTGGCGGAAGTGGCGCGGCTGATGGTGGATGCCGGGCTGATCGTGCTCGTCTCCTTCATCTCGCCCTTCCGCGCCGAGCGGCAGATGGCGCGCGAGCTGCTGGAGGCCGGCGAATTCGTCGAGATCTTCATCGACACGCCGCTGGATGTAGCGGAAGCGCGCGATGTGAAGGGGCTCTACAAGCGGGCGCGGGCCGGACAGATCCGGAACTTCACCGGTATCGACAGCCCCTATGAGCCACCGCTCGCCGCCGAGCTCACCATCGAGAGCGGGGCACTGGCCGCCGAGGCCGCCGCCGAGCGCATCTTCGCCTATCTGCTGGAGCGGGGTTATCTCAGCTGA
- the cysD gene encoding sulfate adenylyltransferase subunit CysD, with protein MSSERMTHLRRLEAESIFIMREVAAEFANPVMLYSIGKDSAVMLHLAAKAFYPSPPPFPLMHIDTTWKFREMIAFRDAMAKRLGFKLLVHTNQDGVARGINPFDHGSSLYTHVMKTEALKEALTLHGFDAAFGGARRDEEKSRAKERVFSFRTASHGWDPKSQRPELWNLYNARVRPGESIRVFPLSNWTELDIWQYILAEHIPIVPLYFAAERPVVERGGQLIMVDDERLPLAPGEVPQMKRVRFRTLGCYPLTAAIESDADTLEAIVGEMLLARTSERAGRLIDHDEAASMEKKKREGYF; from the coding sequence ATGTCGTCGGAACGGATGACGCACCTCAGGCGTCTGGAAGCGGAATCGATCTTCATAATGCGCGAGGTGGCGGCCGAGTTCGCCAACCCCGTAATGCTCTATTCCATCGGCAAGGATTCGGCCGTGATGCTGCATCTCGCGGCCAAGGCCTTCTATCCCTCGCCCCCTCCCTTCCCGCTGATGCACATCGACACGACGTGGAAGTTCCGCGAGATGATCGCCTTCCGCGACGCCATGGCCAAACGCCTCGGCTTCAAGCTGCTGGTCCACACCAACCAGGACGGGGTGGCGCGCGGCATCAACCCCTTCGACCACGGTTCCTCGCTCTACACCCATGTGATGAAGACCGAGGCGCTGAAGGAGGCGCTGACGCTGCACGGCTTCGATGCCGCCTTTGGCGGCGCGCGCCGCGACGAGGAGAAGAGCCGGGCCAAGGAGCGGGTGTTCTCCTTCCGCACCGCCAGCCATGGCTGGGACCCCAAGAGCCAGCGCCCGGAACTGTGGAACCTCTACAATGCCCGCGTGCGGCCGGGGGAATCGATCCGCGTCTTCCCGCTGTCCAACTGGACCGAGCTCGACATCTGGCAGTACATCCTCGCCGAGCACATCCCCATCGTGCCGCTCTATTTCGCCGCCGAACGGCCGGTGGTGGAACGCGGCGGCCAGCTCATCATGGTCGATGACGAGCGGCTGCCGCTGGCGCCGGGCGAGGTGCCGCAGATGAAGCGGGTGCGCTTCCGCACGCTCGGCTGCTACCCGCTCACCGCCGCCATCGAGAGCGATGCCGACACGCTGGAGGCTATTGTCGGCGAGATGCTGCTCGCCCGCACCTCCGAGCGCGCCGGCCGGCTGATCGACCATGACGAGGCCGCCTCGATGGAGAAGAAGAAGCGCGAGGGCTATTTCTGA
- a CDS encoding DUF6998 domain-containing protein has translation MQLPPAIAELVTARNKLRNHYKAIGLKFTLDGNLVGDLGEAIAVELFGLRLVAARSMAGIDGYAPDGRTVQVKATGTGKGPAFRQTETKADHLLFFDLDFENARGLVVFNGPERVATAAFPTVFQNQRSLTRGQIRTADTRVSEGDRLRRIDGNY, from the coding sequence ATTCAACTGCCCCCGGCTATCGCCGAACTCGTCACGGCGCGTAACAAGCTGCGCAACCACTACAAGGCTATCGGTTTGAAGTTCACACTCGACGGCAATCTCGTCGGGGACTTGGGCGAGGCCATCGCTGTCGAACTGTTCGGGCTACGGCTTGTAGCTGCACGATCAATGGCCGGCATCGATGGTTATGCCCCGGATGGCCGAACCGTCCAAGTCAAGGCGACGGGCACGGGCAAGGGACCGGCGTTCCGTCAGACAGAGACGAAGGCCGATCACCTGCTGTTCTTCGATCTTGACTTCGAGAACGCGCGCGGGCTGGTCGTGTTCAACGGACCAGAACGTGTAGCTACTGCCGCGTTTCCGACGGTCTTTCAGAACCAACGTTCGCTGACCAGAGGTCAGATCAGGACGGCCGACACACGCGTTTCAGAAGGGGATCGGCTGCGGAGGATCGATGGCAATTATTGA
- a CDS encoding tyrosine-type recombinase/integrase codes for MTNSLESNANKMTLTDTICRSAKAADKPRKLSDSGGLHLFVSPSGGRLWRMAYRFDGKQKQLSFGAYPAVSLKDARARRDEAKALLAAGFDPAAQRKQERVESDALSKHTFRALGTEYLAKLEAEGRADSTVSSAKWLLEDFAYPALGDRPIAQIKPAEVLELLKKVEGRGTFETARRLRGICSRVFRYAVSTQKAEIDPTHPLRGALTAPKTRHHSAIIEPTAIGALLRAIYDYQGNVLTAAGLKLAALTFVRPGELRLMEWREIDVESAVWSIPAERMKMRRPHKVPLARQALTVLDEIRPFTGKGRFVFPSLRSDDRGMSENTLNAALGRMGFDKAEMTSHGFRSMAATRLNEMGHWSVDAIERQLAHQDANAIRRAYTHAAEYWDERVRMMQVWADYLDALRTAPAKKG; via the coding sequence TTGACCAACTCGCTCGAATCAAATGCCAACAAGATGACGTTGACGGACACGATCTGCCGAAGCGCCAAGGCAGCCGATAAGCCCCGGAAGCTATCCGACAGCGGCGGCCTTCATCTGTTCGTCAGCCCTTCTGGTGGCCGGCTGTGGCGGATGGCCTACCGATTCGACGGAAAGCAGAAGCAGCTATCATTCGGCGCTTACCCCGCCGTTTCCCTGAAGGACGCACGGGCGCGCCGGGACGAAGCGAAGGCGCTTCTGGCGGCGGGCTTCGATCCTGCCGCGCAGCGAAAGCAGGAACGGGTCGAGTCTGACGCCCTCTCGAAGCACACGTTCCGGGCGTTGGGCACCGAGTACCTCGCCAAGCTGGAGGCTGAAGGCCGGGCTGATTCGACGGTGAGCAGCGCCAAGTGGCTGCTCGAGGACTTCGCCTACCCTGCCCTCGGCGACCGGCCCATTGCCCAGATTAAGCCCGCCGAGGTGCTCGAACTCCTCAAGAAGGTGGAAGGGCGTGGCACCTTTGAGACCGCACGCCGCCTGCGTGGGATTTGCAGTCGCGTCTTCCGCTACGCGGTCAGCACGCAAAAGGCCGAGATTGACCCGACGCATCCCCTTCGTGGCGCCCTTACCGCACCGAAGACCCGACACCACTCCGCGATCATCGAGCCGACCGCGATCGGCGCGCTACTGCGGGCGATCTATGACTATCAGGGCAACGTCCTCACGGCCGCCGGGCTGAAACTGGCGGCACTCACCTTCGTGCGGCCCGGAGAGTTACGCCTGATGGAGTGGCGCGAGATCGACGTGGAAAGCGCGGTCTGGTCGATCCCCGCCGAGCGGATGAAAATGCGTCGCCCGCACAAGGTGCCCTTGGCGCGGCAGGCACTCACGGTCCTCGACGAGATTCGCCCCTTCACCGGAAAGGGCCGTTTCGTGTTCCCCAGCCTACGCTCGGATGACCGAGGCATGAGCGAGAATACGTTGAACGCGGCCCTCGGCCGCATGGGCTTTGACAAGGCCGAGATGACCTCGCACGGCTTTCGATCCATGGCGGCGACACGGCTCAACGAGATGGGCCATTGGAGTGTGGACGCTATTGAGCGCCAGCTCGCGCATCAAGACGCCAACGCCATCCGCCGCGCCTACACCCATGCCGCCGAATATTGGGACGAGCGCGTGCGCATGATGCAGGTGTGGGCCGACTATCTCGACGCGCTGAGGACGGCGCCGGCGAAGAAGGGCTGA
- a CDS encoding thermonuclease family protein, translating into MATRTTSRLSDPRVRARVRASLAPWVLAAIGLLVPGAVLAASPPPASVAAPCLPAPLARGHVAEVTATGDLVLHDGSVLRPAGLAGGGAGKAVSWRAALAGRVAGREIAFAAGPARDRYGRRTALIADPVAPVVAPVVAEEPPTVQQALLREGVAVVRPEDAVLACLPAWLAAEAEARRAQRGLWRQLPLAAANIAALRAQQGRFTIVAGYILDVGKTARVDYLNFGRVWRQDMTGRVEAEGQASLAARGLASADLAGRLVRLRGTLFEAGGPAITVRRAEQIELAGDAAHAPRGRGMENGAEGRARPTGDE; encoded by the coding sequence ATGGCGACGCGCACGACCTCCAGGCTGTCTGACCCGCGCGTCCGTGCCCGCGTCCGGGCGAGCCTTGCGCCGTGGGTGCTCGCGGCCATCGGCCTGCTGGTCCCAGGGGCGGTTCTTGCCGCCTCCCCGCCGCCGGCTTCCGTCGCCGCGCCCTGCCTGCCTGCGCCGCTCGCGCGCGGCCATGTCGCTGAGGTGACGGCGACCGGCGATCTGGTTTTGCACGACGGTTCCGTCCTGCGGCCCGCCGGGCTGGCCGGCGGCGGCGCGGGCAAGGCGGTGAGCTGGCGGGCGGCGCTCGCCGGGCGGGTCGCGGGGCGCGAGATCGCCTTCGCCGCCGGGCCGGCGCGCGACCGCTACGGCCGGCGCACCGCGCTCATCGCCGATCCCGTCGCGCCCGTCGTCGCGCCCGTCGTGGCGGAAGAGCCGCCGACCGTGCAGCAGGCGCTGCTGCGCGAGGGCGTTGCGGTGGTTCGGCCGGAAGATGCGGTGCTGGCCTGCCTGCCCGCCTGGCTGGCGGCGGAAGCCGAGGCGCGGCGCGCGCAGCGCGGGCTGTGGCGCCAGCTGCCGCTCGCGGCCGCCAATATCGCGGCTTTGCGTGCGCAGCAGGGCCGGTTCACAATCGTGGCAGGCTATATTCTTGACGTTGGAAAGACGGCCCGCGTGGATTACCTCAATTTTGGCCGGGTTTGGCGTCAGGATATGACGGGAAGGGTTGAGGCCGAAGGTCAGGCGTCGTTGGCGGCGCGTGGTCTGGCATCGGCCGATCTTGCCGGGCGGCTTGTGCGGCTGCGCGGCACGCTGTTCGAGGCCGGCGGGCCGGCGATCACGGTGCGGCGGGCGGAGCAGATCGAACTGGCTGGCGACGCGGCGCACGCGCCGCGCGGCCGCGGTATGGAAAACGGGGCGGAAGGCCGGGCACGGCCGACGGGGGACGAGTGA
- a CDS encoding M48 family metalloprotease has protein sequence MLAAALLVAGCAAVDDKQASAPSAISRDDALTPAQRKEHERLVASYGGAYNDPKLQKQIELVVARLVAASERPDLHYRVTILNSPAVNAFALPNGSLYVTRGLLALSSDNAELASVLAHEMAHVIANHAATREDQMKQAVLVSRVISDVVNDSDLGALALARSRVSLASFSRGQELEADAIGVGISARAGFDPYGAERFLTTMGRQAGMRSMSMNQSAGADSPDFLATHPATPERISIVMANAREYASPDKPGERDRKQYLTAIDGLVYGDDPKEGFVRGSRFFHPKLGFTFTAPAGFTLENTSQAVLGASASGREALRLDAVRVAGDQSLSQYLSSGWIEGVEISTVESLVLNGFPAATAVARGDQWSFRMFAIRFGSDVYRLIFAARELTPDLDRAFREAAETFRRVSIEEAENVKPLRLRIVTAGLTDTPERMAAKMDVQDKALERFLILNGLNRGDKLGYGEPYKIIAE, from the coding sequence ATGCTCGCGGCTGCGCTCCTTGTGGCCGGCTGCGCCGCTGTCGACGACAAGCAAGCCTCCGCCCCCTCGGCGATCAGCCGCGACGATGCGCTCACCCCGGCGCAGCGCAAGGAACATGAGCGCCTCGTCGCCTCCTATGGCGGGGCCTATAACGATCCCAAGCTGCAGAAGCAGATCGAGCTCGTGGTGGCGCGCCTCGTCGCCGCCTCGGAGCGGCCGGATCTGCATTACCGCGTCACCATCCTCAATTCCCCGGCGGTCAACGCCTTCGCCCTGCCCAATGGCTCGCTCTATGTGACGCGCGGCCTGCTCGCCCTCTCCTCCGACAATGCCGAGCTCGCCTCGGTGCTGGCGCATGAAATGGCGCATGTCATCGCCAATCATGCGGCGACGCGCGAGGACCAGATGAAGCAGGCGGTGCTGGTCAGCCGCGTCATTTCCGATGTGGTGAACGATTCCGATCTCGGCGCGCTGGCGCTGGCGCGCAGCCGGGTGTCGCTCGCCAGCTTCTCGCGCGGGCAGGAACTGGAGGCGGACGCGATTGGGGTCGGCATCAGCGCCCGCGCCGGCTTCGATCCCTATGGCGCCGAGCGCTTCCTCACCACCATGGGCCGGCAGGCGGGCATGCGCTCCATGTCGATGAACCAGAGTGCCGGTGCCGATTCGCCCGATTTCCTCGCCACGCACCCGGCGACGCCGGAGCGCATTTCCATCGTCATGGCCAATGCGCGCGAATATGCCTCGCCGGACAAGCCGGGGGAGCGCGACCGCAAGCAATATCTCACCGCGATCGACGGGCTGGTCTATGGCGACGACCCGAAGGAAGGCTTCGTCCGCGGCAGCCGCTTCTTCCATCCCAAGCTCGGCTTCACCTTCACCGCCCCCGCCGGCTTCACGCTGGAGAACACCTCGCAGGCCGTGCTGGGCGCCAGCGCCTCCGGGCGCGAGGCGCTGCGGCTGGACGCGGTGCGCGTCGCCGGCGACCAGTCGCTCTCGCAATATCTGTCGTCGGGCTGGATCGAGGGGGTGGAAATCTCCACGGTGGAAAGCCTCGTGCTCAACGGCTTTCCTGCCGCCACGGCGGTGGCGCGGGGTGATCAGTGGTCGTTCCGCATGTTCGCCATACGCTTCGGCAGCGATGTCTACCGGCTGATCTTCGCCGCGCGCGAATTGACGCCGGATCTCGACCGCGCCTTCCGCGAGGCGGCGGAAACCTTCCGCCGCGTGTCGATTGAGGAGGCGGAAAACGTCAAGCCGCTGCGGCTGCGCATCGTCACCGCCGGCCTCACCGACACGCCGGAGCGGATGGCCGCGAAGATGGACGTGCAGGACAAGGCGCTGGAGCGCTTCCTCATCCTCAACGGGCTCAATCGCGGCGACAAGCTCGGCTATGGCGAGCCCTACAAGATCATCGCGGAATAG
- a CDS encoding RNA polymerase factor sigma-32 — protein MSEQASRSTQMARTAMATPLLEREEEYDLARRWSEEGDQKALHALIHAHMRLALAIARRFRNYGLPMSDLVQEGHIGLMEAAARFETTREVRFSTYATWWIRAAIQDYVLRNWSIVRGGTSSGQKALFFNLRRVRARLERANEGAAAPTREELHRSIAEKLGVSATEVARMDARLNIPDLSLNAPLAAGEEDGAERLDQLVATDPLPDEQVSREIDGERQRRWLIGALRGLNDREFRIIKARRLTDESETLEVLGARLGISKERVRQIESRAIEKLRVALTNGPDVPRGAFTA, from the coding sequence ATGAGCGAACAGGCCAGCCGCAGCACCCAGATGGCGCGCACCGCGATGGCGACGCCGCTGCTCGAACGCGAGGAAGAATACGACCTCGCCCGCCGCTGGAGCGAGGAAGGCGACCAGAAGGCGCTGCACGCGCTCATTCACGCCCATATGCGCCTCGCCCTCGCCATTGCCCGCCGCTTCCGCAATTACGGCCTGCCCATGTCCGACCTGGTGCAGGAAGGCCATATCGGGCTGATGGAAGCCGCCGCCCGCTTCGAGACGACACGCGAGGTGCGCTTCTCCACCTATGCCACCTGGTGGATCCGTGCCGCGATCCAGGACTATGTGCTGCGCAACTGGTCGATCGTGCGCGGCGGCACCTCCTCCGGCCAGAAGGCGCTGTTCTTCAATCTGCGCCGGGTGCGGGCACGGCTGGAGCGCGCCAATGAGGGCGCCGCCGCCCCGACCCGCGAGGAACTGCACCGCTCCATCGCCGAAAAGCTCGGCGTGAGCGCCACCGAAGTGGCGCGCATGGACGCGCGGCTGAACATTCCCGACCTCTCGCTCAACGCGCCGCTCGCCGCCGGCGAGGAGGACGGGGCGGAACGGCTCGACCAGCTGGTGGCCACCGATCCGCTGCCCGACGAGCAGGTGAGCCGGGAAATCGACGGCGAGCGCCAGCGGCGCTGGCTGATCGGCGCGCTGCGCGGGCTGAATGACCGCGAATTCCGCATCATCAAGGCGCGCCGGCTGACCGATGAGAGCGAGACGCTGGAAGTGCTCGGCGCACGGCTCGGCATTTCCAAGGAGCGGGTGCGGCAGATCGAGAGCCGCGCCATCGAGAAGCTGCGCGTCGCGCTGACCAACGGCCCGGACGTGCCGCGCGGCGCCTTTACCGCCTGA
- a CDS encoding CarD family transcriptional regulator yields MTSTKKPTSNIRQGFKTGEHIVYPSHGVGRIMAIEDQEVAGFKLELFVIHFEKDKMTLRVPVPKIASVGMRKLSEPTVMKKALETLKGRARVKRTMWSRRAQEYEAKINSGDLVAISEVVRDLYRSEAQPEQSYSERQLYEAALDRMARELAAVDNLTETEAIKLIEQNLLKGPRRTGKGEAEADAAEADDEADTEEAAA; encoded by the coding sequence ATGACGTCGACCAAGAAGCCGACCAGCAACATCCGCCAGGGTTTCAAGACGGGCGAGCACATCGTCTATCCGTCCCATGGCGTCGGGCGTATTATGGCGATCGAGGACCAGGAAGTTGCGGGCTTCAAGCTTGAGCTGTTCGTCATCCATTTCGAGAAGGACAAGATGACGCTGCGCGTCCCCGTGCCGAAGATCGCTTCGGTCGGCATGCGCAAGCTCTCCGAGCCGACGGTGATGAAGAAGGCGCTGGAAACCCTCAAGGGCCGCGCCCGCGTGAAGCGCACCATGTGGAGCCGCCGCGCGCAGGAATATGAGGCCAAGATCAATTCCGGCGACCTCGTCGCCATCTCCGAAGTGGTGCGCGACCTCTACCGTTCCGAGGCGCAGCCCGAGCAGTCCTATTCCGAGCGCCAGCTTTATGAAGCCGCGCTCGACCGCATGGCGCGCGAGCTCGCCGCCGTCGACAATCTGACCGAGACCGAGGCGATCAAGCTCATCGAGCAGAACCTGCTCAAGGGCCCGCGCCGCACCGGCAAGGGCGAGGCGGAAGCCGACGCCGCCGAGGCCGATGACGAGGCCGACACCGAGGAAGCCGCCGCCTGA
- the fdxA gene encoding ferredoxin FdxA: MTYVVTDNCIKCKYTDCVSVCPVDCFYEGENFLVIHPDECIDCGVCEPECPAEAIKPDTEPGLDKWLTLNADYAKIWPNITDRKDPLPDAKEWDGVPDKLQYLSPEPGKQD, translated from the coding sequence ATGACCTACGTAGTCACGGATAATTGCATCAAGTGCAAATACACCGACTGCGTCTCCGTCTGTCCGGTGGACTGCTTCTATGAGGGCGAGAATTTTCTCGTCATCCACCCGGACGAGTGCATCGACTGCGGCGTGTGCGAGCCGGAATGCCCGGCCGAGGCGATCAAGCCGGATACCGAGCCGGGCCTCGACAAATGGCTGACGCTCAACGCCGACTACGCCAAGATCTGGCCGAACATCACCGACCGCAAGGACCCGCTCCCCGACGCCAAGGAGTGGGACGGTGTGCCCGACAAGCTACAGTATCTCTCGCCCGAACCGGGTAAGCAGGACTGA
- a CDS encoding RNA-binding S4 domain-containing protein, with amino-acid sequence MRGAGSRPRSGPPAAGVEAEHVRQRLDVWLFHARCVRTRTSAADLVKAGRVRLNGARVTAPSHPVRVGDVLTLSLDSRVRLWRVTGFIERRGDAPTALTTYVEVTPEPAPSPPPDGPGI; translated from the coding sequence GTGCGCGGCGCCGGCTCCCGCCCCCGTTCCGGTCCGCCTGCGGCCGGCGTGGAGGCGGAGCACGTCCGCCAGCGGCTCGATGTCTGGCTGTTCCATGCCCGCTGCGTGCGCACCCGCACCAGCGCCGCCGATCTGGTGAAGGCGGGGCGGGTGCGGCTGAATGGCGCGCGCGTCACCGCCCCCAGCCATCCCGTCCGCGTCGGCGATGTGCTCACCCTGTCGCTCGATTCCCGGGTCCGGCTGTGGCGCGTGACCGGATTCATCGAGCGGCGGGGGGATGCGCCCACCGCCCTCACCACCTATGTGGAAGTGACGCCGGAGCCGGCCCCCTCGCCGCCGCCGGACGGACCGGGCATATAG